The Glycine soja cultivar W05 chromosome 15, ASM419377v2, whole genome shotgun sequence region CAGTCTCCAGGTCAGGTCTAGTGCTGGTCCTTCAAAACTAGTATCACCAACAAGTAAACTATTAAAAgtcaattttaaaagaaaagaaacaattgaAAACAGTATCTGAAGACAAACCTTTGTTGTAAGAAGACAGCAAGTTTTTGCCACTTCCCTGGAGCTTGAATGGatttttcatattcacataaaaGAGCATCAAGAACCTGCACAAGATATACATAATCAAGTCAGTCAATAAAGCCACCCTACAAGCATCAATATTTGCAGCTAGCCGAAGAATTACCTTGGCAACATTATCTATCTTTGAATCGGAAGCATTACAAGCCGCCCTTAGCCTCTTTTCCATAGACTGTACGGCATTAGAGCATTGTAGATCAGCTTCTATATATGCATTCTTCTTATAATCCTGTCCAGAGTCAACAAATTAGAAGCATGACATACAATATTAGCCCACTCCCCAAACAGAAAAAAGGCACACCCATTAAAAATAACTAGTGTAAGAATTATAGTCAAGTTAAGTTAGTCAAAAGTCAAAAacagaattcattttaataattcTTTAAATTTCTAATAGAAGCAGTAAGCATCAAATGATGCTTGAcaataagaaaaaaggaaataaatctAAACGACTGTCACAGACTTACAAGAAAGTAGAAATCTAATTTGATTGGGTGATTCATTGACAGGAAAGGAGAGAATTCTCCTTGTAAGGGTTTCTTCTTCAAAACTGAGCCACTGCTTGGTTTCCAAATTCTacagattaaaataaaaaaagaaggacTACTAAGAACGGGATTATATagccaaaataaaactttatccACCCTATATGATATATTCTATTCAGAACAGAAACCACACAAGCGATCCTATGTAGCCCCAACCATATTTACTTCAAGGTTCTAATTGCAAAGTAGCAGAAACCCTGCCAGGCTCCCACTAAATCCTTCAAAATTAGTCCAATAAGGAGCAGCTGCAGCATGCTACAATTTTGCCAGGAGATGTGCCCAAGTAGCTTATGAGTTTAAAGAGATTAAAACTTCTCTAAATTAGAGAAGCTAAATTGTTTTCTCAACAAAACTAGAGAGTAGAGATCAAATATCCTGGTTATATATTATGAgtcagtttgtttaaacttaaaaaaagtgattctAAAAAAAGTGACTTTTTAAGAGATAGGAGTTGCTTCTTAAAAAAAGCAATTTTCTGCTAAAGTAGTTTAgacaaacacataaaaaaaacagaaaaggcttattttattttttaaaaaaagtgctttaagaaaaaaagaagcttaAACATGCCCAATATGCTGCCTACAGAAGACAGATGAATTTTTTAGCattataagaaaatgataaCAGGGGTGTACAGTCCAAAATAATGGGGAAAAATTTGTTACCCAACCCCTAGCCCCCTTCCCCCCACACACAAAAAAGACACCTTAATAAGATTCAAGACAGTAGAAATAAAGATGAGACAAATTAGCTATATTTACAGGACTAGTAGGTGGTTGGACTGTTGGAGTTGTAGGAATAAGGGTAGCTTAAATAGTTAGAAGGTGTAGAGGACGATTCACTAAACGctcaaaatcaaataatagaagTAAAAGCACACTCAATTATGCCTAAATATAGGCTTCCATAAGCTTCCCCAACCTGGTTGTAAATGAACTTGCTAGACAAAAGGACAGTTAATGAGAATATCTGGGTGCTGTAAGTTTCCCTGtacattgaaaaaaaagaaaaagaggaaaaggacaTTACAACGGTTGGAAATGGGCTAGCACATACACACAAGAAACTAAATACAGAAAGTAGTATGGTATTACTACAGTAGTTAGCTTCAATATCCAAAATCCAAGGTGATTAGAACACCAAACAGacataaaatagaagaaagcATATGTATATCACTTAGAGAACCCAAGCTAACCATTTGATCATAAGCATCTATTCCTTCACTGTCTAATACATGAAAACTGGCAATTAGTATACTATTTGGCTTGTTAATTAGAAAGTTGGTTGGCGTGCCAACTGTAACTGACATGTCAGATTGTGTAATAGAGTAAGTTAATCTCTCAGATTTACAAATAAGAACATTATATGATATATGGACAACTTTTCAGATTAATAAGATCAAACACTTTTCATTCTCAAATTCTCTCCAATATTTTCTTCTACTTTCTAACACTTTCTCTCCGTTACTAGCTAGTTTCTTTCGTTGCATTTCACTCTAATAAACATATCCAAGAGGGGGGGAGGGGAAAGCAATGCCAGAAGAAAAGTCATATGTCATaccgattaaaaaaaaacacactaaaatggTTTGACAAGAGGTTTCTTTCCTTGATCTTATGTCATTCATGACAGTAACAGGCAGAATAGCAGCATAAACTCCAAACCAATTGTATAAAAACCATCACTATTCTTCACTTTATCCTCAATGTCAAAGAGCTTAACTGACATGAAAAAACAGTTCCCAACTTTTTCTCTTCCACACCATAATAGGCTACAACAATAGGCAATAACAATCTACAAAGCACAGACACATCCACTACGCACTGCATTTCATTAGGTAGACAAAAACGCTCcccaatctaaaaaaaaaaaagtgattaacTTAAAATTACATCTCTGAATCACTATCCATGAGTTAAAAACTGTAGCCAATAAACGTATTCAGTGCCTCGAACAGCACGGAACGCCCTTCCACAATCCTAATGTACAATACTACAATGCCTATgactaaaataaaagttattaaacCCTAAACTCCAAAGAAAGAATCATGCATTGACTTCAATTGAAAATTCAGCTGATTCAGAATGAAACTCTTGCCCTGGCGAGCACGGCCGCACACAGAGACCACGCCAACGAGTTCCTTGACGAGCTGGAGCGTGGCGACGGCTTCGGGGTCCAGGCGGAACCGTTCATTCTCGTCGCAATAGACAAGGCGAATTGGACTCGCCGGATCAATCACCGGCGACGAAGAAGGCGTCGCCTACAGTGAGGCATCGGCGCTGTTGTCCCTTCGTcgattgaaattgaaatacttTATCATCTTCTTCTAGTTCTTCTGGTTCCCTATCTTGTGTTGAGAACCGGGGAAACAAGAACAGAGACAGTTTAAACTTGCGGAGGGAAACTTTGAAATGACCATGTTGGCCCTGTACTGTTCTGACGGTTCCTTTAAGGTGTTATCCCCGCTAGGACCGCAAAGTCATTTTACCTTAACGATCTAATTAATCACACAAACTTATAGTAAGGACTAGGGACAAAAGACAGTACAAAAAGGATGTATACAAAAGAACGGAAAAAATAATGACTAGAACTTGAGACAATGATTTGTAAATACTTTAAAATCAGCAaagtttcttctcttttttttcgtactattttttcacttatttttcttctgctaattttttgctttttcttttgctattttctacttttctttttttcactttttaaataagaagatagacaacaaaaacttaaaaataaagaagatcaacaaacaataaaaaaggacaaaagaagacaaaggaaacaaCATGCAAGAATAAAACTAAATAAGGAGATAACCTAATTTTAGGACAAAAGCTCTCATAACAAAATGATGTGAACTCAAGAAAATTTAGAACCTTTGAATTCACGAACACTTGAATTGCATTCATCCTAAGTCATAAAAGTTCTAAAAAGAACCAATGAGAAAAACTCCCAAAAATATGAATCGTTCAAAATATTTGCTTCATCCAACTTGGTGTTGGATACAGTGAGTTTTTGCCTTTGTATAATATAAGTGCTGACCTAGGTAATTACTAGCACTAAATGCCTATGTAATAGCACAATTACTAGGCAAATCAAAATGCTcactttaatttgtttgtttatgcAACAATTGAATACATTTATTATCCCCAATCTAAAAAGACTCTTATTGAACCAAAGTAAATGAAAAGACAACATATTCAACTCTGAATTCATCAAAATACATTAATTGACCATAAAAGCACTCCTTCAGTCCAAAATAACATAATTGAGCACAATTTTAACTAGTACATGTATAGTCAATAACCCAAGGACCTCAATTTGAGTGATTTTGGCCCAAAACTCCTCTAATAGCTCCATCTTTATCCCAAATTAGTGTAAGCATGTGTTTAAgctcaaattcaaattgaacAGGATTATGATTGGGCCAAATGTCTTGAATAAATCCATTTTAATGCTTCCATGAATCTCTTTGTTCCTGTTCTTGTAATAGATTCATTTGGAATTTGCAAAAGGATGTGCTTTCATCCCTTGATTCTCATCATCACTCACGGTTGCTACAATAAAACAAGAAAGTCACAATAGAGAGCAAACAAAGAAGGTATGAAAACCCTTTTTGCCTCATTGGAAAATCTTCTCTTGCACTATAACCCTTATAATTACACTGCAATTCATCACTGCCATATGCGTAGCCTCATAAGATGTGCTTGCCCTCGTAGGAAATCCGTTGTCGGTGTGCATGCATGAGAGATCATCGTCCCCATGCTTGTGTTCCCAAAGACCAttttttcttgatctttttttttttcacaacttGTGGCGAAAATTGGGTTACATCTCAAAACTCAATGTTACACTTGCCTTCATGTTTGAGGAAAACCTTGTCATATGTCACTATCACGATCATgcacgaaaaaaaaaacaattataaaataaagagagaattataataagttattttcttgtatttttttcaaaaaatttcataattagtattttttttaaacatatgctttgattttttttaagctaaAAGAACTTTACTCAATACAAAATAAGGCTTGAATGTGTCAAAAACAAGccataataatatttacataagatatatatattttctaactCTGTTAAATAGTTGTCTTTATATTAAattactcttttcttttttccttttaatcaaAAGGAGGCATGATTTAACATCACAATAGGGACAGAAATTTTAACTAGGTTGACACCTCTATCCCTATTGATGATGTGCTTCACATgccaattatttatatttttagactTTTACCATTTTAAACAAAGGCTGTTCcaccaaaaagaaaacaaatacaaaaagtgaataaaaaaatcGTCATTGATTCAAAAGAGAGGAATAGTTCGTTGTACACAATTTTTTGGAAACATTGATTTCATCATAAACTTAAAATTAGCTAATGCAATCTAttaattgacattttttttattgaaaaaggtGGAGTCAAACTCTACTATTAAACATAAGCTGTTTAACCAATTTTACTAGAATCCCTTAATAATTCACGTATCCTTTCCTAATTTacatattgttaatttttctccaattttcgTAGTTCTCTGAAAAAGAAATTCGTTCATATATAATGGCCATATACATTTCTAATTAACTATAaatttttggttaaaaataatAGTGTTTTAAAGTGATTTTTCCCAATCGTACAGtagttagaaaaaccaaatatCACCCTTCCCTGCCACcggaaataaaaatagaaaacaaaaaagaagggaTCTTCTATGTACCTGTTTCTAACAACTACACCGTGAAACTCACCTCACCATTCCAAACTGAGAGAGGAGGCGTTTTCCAAGCGATTTAGATCAAAGATGAACTTGTTGTCCTCATCAATTAATTGAAACATATTGCAtcccaaaaattattaaaagaaagagaaaaaaaaaacattatttctaATTTCACAATACATTTACACAAGAATGCTAGCCACATTCATTTTTGTATgtctcactttttatttaatatgaaaattgtgaaaaaaaacacattatttttaatttcacaatTACATTTACTCAAGAATGTGCGCTAGCCACACTCATTTTTGTATgtctcactttttatttaatgtttttcttgGTGATTTAGAGGTGAAATTCATGATgatagattatttttaataaattttaacgtAAATTACACATATTTTCTTTGAGTTTAACGAAAttacacatgtttttttttataaaatttatatatgtatctcatgagttttaagaaaattgcacatattttatttttaaaatctatataaagcctctaaatattatttaaacattTAACCGTGACAAATTATGTACATTgacaattttgtttaaaaatagctcaaatatattttttatttttataaatatgaaaatgttgGAAATTCgttattatgataaaaattatttattttttatacttgtaaaatttaaatgttactttttttttaaatattattataaaaaatattaaatttttttaacttttttacattacttttttagtctatctttttaattaaaattgtcaaaGTATTTATTATTGTCAAATACTTACATAATATTTAGAGgatttatgtaaattttaaaaataaaaaaaaatgtgtataattTCCTTAAATTTCATAAGGATATAtacaattttcttaaatttcaagaaaaatttacatattttttaaaagaaaataaaagatgtgtaatttctttaaattttgtataatttacttTAAACTTTAATAAATCACATAAGATCCACCTAGTGGTGGAGAGTTTGGATAATATGTATGAACCCTTATATTTAAATCTCAGTACaatcattataataattataaaaaaaacaccaacacaTTTTTTACCTGTTGATACACTAATTCCGTCTAGTTTAATTTCCCTTTACAAATAatcaagaagagaaaaacatttCTAGAAGCATAATTGACATCATTTTGCAGTAAATTCTTGAGATCCAATTGATGAACTTGTACGTCGACATCAACTAATTGAAACAAAATGTACAAAATCTCTCATCCAGGCTTGTCAGCACAACGGAGTTATTAACAACGCAGTTTCTCATCTTGCCCAGCTAAGAGACGCAGGAATAGAAAAGTAAAACACAAAAAAGGAGGGAATTGAACCTAAGAAAATTAATATcgctttatataattaattcccCACTCGAGAAATTaggtttaaaaaaaagaaagaaagagcagATGTAGGTAGCTAAAGTGAGAGTCAGAGCCACAAAGCACCAGCATCCTTCAAGATGGGAATCAACTCACCTGAGATATGAGTTGCCATAACTCTTTCCAACCCTCCGAACAACTTGCCGGCGAGGAACACCGCCGGAAACTGCACCGTTTCGGCGCCCTGCGGGAACAGGTGGCGAGCAACGGCGGATTCGTGGTCCTCGTCGACCTCGTACACGGGAGGGTTCACTCCCAGACCTTGCAACAACCTTTTGACCACGTGGCACATGCAGCACCCCCGTTTCCCAATGATTACCACTGCGCTCTCCGAAACCATTGCGGCAACGTTGGATGGATTGGCGAGGTTGAATTCTTTGATTCCTCCGGCGTGTGCCATGTCACATGTTCCGGTCAGGATGGAGGTTCGGTAGGGAATGGCTTGGTGCATGGTGGAGAGAGAAAGACGTGTGTGGGGGAGGAGAGGATTAGTGGAGGATAGaggtgaaaatataaataaggggGAAGAGTGGGGACTGTAACGTCAACGCCAGTTACGCAATTGTACGTCACCGTTATTGTGGGTGACGCGGTATTGCGTCACCGACGCGGTCAACACATTCCCGGAAGTTACATCCATGAAATCCTGAGCTGAGATGCTCCCCTCTCTTGTTATGTTTTGACCCATAGTATCATGgtaaaaattcttattttgaaCTTGAGCCGGCTAACTTGCTTGTATATTCATGAGTTATGTTCTGGTCCAATATATTGCTACCCCACCACTCGAGCTACTCAGTGAATTAAGTCGTATaatccttccaaaaaaaaaaaagtgaagtcGTATAAATGTTGATGAAGTCTTTACGTGCAGAGACTGCGACATTTGAGTAACTGTTTATTAGAGCAATAAGATTATGAGTAGAATTGAACATTAtctatcattatatatataaaggtgttattttcaaattctagaGTGGCTCTCTAGACCCATTTTTAACTCTCCTACTTAGTATGTTGAACTTCTCGGATGGTGGTGGGTGGCTGCAAAAGAAATTCCAAAGATTAAATGAGTAAGTGAATGATGAGAGTCACGGCTAGTACAGGTGACAAGTCTTGTTCTACTCACACTGAAAGGACGGTGCAGCAAAACGACAACGTTCCGATTACGTCGTTATCCATTCGCATGAACTCCATTCGCTGGCCACGTGGTTGCGAGAACCAGAGTGATCATCGCCGTCCACGTGTCCTGGAGCTGTCGTTTTTCGAAGACTGGGTCTAGTGTGTGTGGGTGGTTCCACTCCACTACACGTTTTCCTTGAgcttctttattcttttaatacaaataaaatactaaaatggtCTCACACGGTTGAACTTGACGATAAGGTTCGATTCATTTGGCATTCACCAAACATTTATGAATTCTAACACGTTATGGGGTCACTGAATTATAACACCGTGTTATCTAAGCAGGCATATGTCACTCTCCTTTGAACTTCAACATAAACTTCattaatgttactgtaattttcCCCACCTTTCTTCCCTTGATGGACTTCAAATATAATGTACTTagcaaaaaaaatgacagtgtaGTATAAATTTCACCCTCTGCATACGGATGCTAATTAGTTAgttgtgacctcattttgtttGGTTGAGATTTTTCTCTATACTGCACAAACAGAAAGTTTGTACAGCCTTATAATTAACATGTTATGTTGGAACTTACttggaaaaagaaaatcttCGATCAAATTATCATTTGAAGACTTCTGACATTGAActaaatatacaataaaaatatgattaactaGATCATATGATAAGTGAAAATCAAATGATACCCgatatcatataaatattttattaagtagTAACTTGTTctgtcattaatatttttttaatccaaaattGAACGTGATGTTTTGTATTTTAGTCATACAATGTatatctctctctcttcacgtTGTCCCATTCAATGTATATACATTTTATGTCGTTTATGAGTATGGGTTTAGAatggagaaaaacaaaaacagtatGCCGAGAATCTAACTAGtaagtaaaattacaaaattatttgtgCTAAGGCCGGGTGTGTTAATTCGATCGCCTTTAATTAAcaacaaaattcatttcttcaaacttaaaaataagaaaattattgtttttcctttcataTAATCACGTGTCTTTGTCAACACAGTTTCAGGGTCTTTATATTGCCACTTGCCAGAGTGAgaccattttaaaaaataggttaGTGCTATCaagatttttcttaaataagtttaatctgtttttttttttttaaaaaaaaacaacgctTAAACTTGATTTGTTGTTTGTTGTTAGAACTGTGAAAACTAGTTTGTCCGGCTCATCTCAACTCATAGTTTAATTCAATTCACTTaaagttgattaaaaaaaagttatttgtcTAGGCCTATAGAAGGCTGTGAATTCAATGGGTTGTTCTACcaatttacttaaaataaaataaaaatatatttttaaaaataaaaattcaccaaaagaagaattttttaaaaaaataaatttgaataaattagaaaatattagttaaattaaattttttacacaCCCCAACAAGACATATTATTACAACTCAGAAGTCTAGAACTATAatatcaaaaattttaaaaataatcttgaataaaacactaaataaaataatgttgaataatattagaaaaatattaaaaatacattttgggTGAGTTTTACgctatttttagttaaataaataaaatattttaaagtcttaaaaaatattataaaatactaatagtttattttttagatgGATTAAGTGAGTCAATCCAATTCACCACGAGTACAATCTAGGATtaagttttataattaattataaaaaatttcatcttcTTAGTCTAACCTGAATCCGCGGTGGGTTAGATTAGCCTATAAATTTAGATCTATTTTGACAGTTCtatctattatatttttcaatagtgttttattttttaatctaacctaatttatttcctttcctttttttttctctccattgtattttctctttaccAAACAAGGAATAgcttaatttttataactttgTATGATTGCTTTTGTTTATCAAACTTATAGTTTTCTTGCCCGTTTAAGCATGAAGAGTatatcccttttttttctttttttgggagAATAAAGAGTATTAATTAGATTAAAAGAGTCTaacttaattgattaaataattaaaaatacttataatttttacaataaaataaaaaagaggagCGGCAAAAGAAGCTGGCAATGTACAGTATCAGAATCCAAGTAAACACAAATTTTTCTCATGATTAATATTTTctcagaaataaaaattacaagcaaatatcttttcttctttcataataaacatcaaataccCCACGCACCAAAAAGAGAAGATAACAAGGGAATCGGAAGCAATGTCAAGTCAAATATCTATTTAGTCTAAAGTAGATGCTAATTCTACTATTACATTCATGTTACACGCCTGGCGTGACGACACCATGCTTTACCCCTTTATTACACACTCGAAGAAATTATGTGcctctttacatttttttaaaataaaaataaacttagaCAGAAGATGGAAATTATAtactactaaaataaaaatgtacatggagaaaaaaaaaagaagaggttaaataaaaaaatgaaatattcaaaaatatgataattactttttattatctgacatcaaatgaaaaaaaattatggaaaaataagaattattagTAGCTATAGCTATAGATTCTATTTGaatagttaaatttaaaagaaaatgcatACGATCTTTTGAAGTAGTcatgtaattaataatttttaattttgaccattaacattattttttgttgaatatttaCATGTAATTATATGATtcagatatttatattttttttatttcttaacaaaaaaatatcacttaATACTttctgtatatatatttatggaaTCGAGtatctttatatttattagatgaaaaagtaaaattgtAAGTATATAaaagctgataaaaaaaaaaaactaatttatcatGTGTGTAAGATTAATCTACCTTTTCAGAGCAGCTTATGGCCCTTTTTTGTACTCTTATGTCTGACACTTGAATACATATATGCCATCTCTGTCTGGAAAATTTCCGAACTTCTTTTTTCATCTTATGATGTTTCACATGTgatttataaatgataaaactgaGTTCACTCAAGAGCTTTGAATGATTTTTATGACAGTTTAGCTAGGTTGCCATATTATGATCATTATTAGAGTTGATTAAAATTGGTGAGAGGGAATGTTAATATTTAAACCAAATCACTTCATTttttaatgatgaaaaataaGCTTGGCTCTTAATAATGGAACCTCCAAGTGTATGGTTTATGTATGTATCAACAACTATTcaccaagaaaaaaaacttttgactaTTGCACTCTGAAATGCTAGGTGACACAATGGATGCTCCTATTATCAATGTTGTTGATAAGTCCTTGCTAACTAGTTGATTGAATTTCTTGCTAGACAACCGTTATATGCTTTTCCAAGTCTTTAGCCAGCAAAAGCatggaaacaaataaaatagtCTATGGATTTCATCATTTGTCACTTATCTTCCACATTCAATCACTTTCACCCCATGTAAAGTTAAAACCATGTACTGATCAACCTAGGCTACCCTCGACCACCATAGTTTTATAAAGAATCTACAAAGGGGCCACACAATCCAATATCCATATTATTCCAAATTTCCTTTGTACGCAAAATTTGACTTTCCAATGGTTTTTTAAATGGGTACCGAGTAATCATTAAAATATACACCAATAGGTGGTGCACACAAATCATATTACATATAGGGGGTTATAAAACAGGTTGGACAGTTGGATCAATCCATTTTGAGCTTTTTTTTGGGTTGAGTTAGGATTTTCATTCCTTCAACATGTttcaattagttttattttgatccGTTGAAAAAtagattgaaagaaaaataggaCGCATCAATc contains the following coding sequences:
- the LOC114388473 gene encoding glutaredoxin-C9-like → MHQAIPYRTSILTGTCDMAHAGGIKEFNLANPSNVAAMVSESAVVIIGKRGCCMCHVVKRLLQGLGVNPPVYEVDEDHESAVARHLFPQGAETVQFPAVFLAGKLFGGLERVMATHISVTYDKVFLKHEGKCNIEF